In Streptomyces sp. NBC_00091, the following proteins share a genomic window:
- a CDS encoding SDR family oxidoreductase has protein sequence MSPVSAYQDQRVVVTGAGGGIGAALAHRFAAEGATVVVNDLDPAKAASVAGAIGPRAIALPGDASAIVREAREALGGTVDVYCANAGLASGGDAFADEAVWEAAWDTNVMAHVRAARALLPDWLERGSGRFVSTVSAAGLLTMIGAAPYSVTKHGALAFAEWLSLTYRHRGVQVHAICPQGVRTDMLTAAGSAGELVLAPTAIEPETVAEALFDGMEKGRFLILPHPEVADYHAARANDPDRWLRSMNHLQQKWETS, from the coding sequence GTGTCCCCCGTGAGCGCGTACCAGGACCAGCGAGTCGTCGTCACCGGCGCGGGCGGCGGCATCGGCGCGGCCCTCGCCCACCGCTTCGCCGCCGAAGGGGCCACCGTCGTGGTCAACGACCTCGACCCCGCCAAGGCCGCCTCCGTGGCGGGCGCCATCGGCCCCCGGGCGATCGCGCTCCCCGGCGACGCCTCCGCGATCGTCCGCGAGGCGCGCGAGGCCCTCGGCGGAACCGTCGACGTGTACTGCGCCAACGCCGGACTCGCCTCGGGCGGCGACGCCTTCGCGGACGAGGCCGTCTGGGAGGCGGCCTGGGACACCAACGTCATGGCCCACGTGCGCGCCGCCCGGGCCCTGCTGCCCGACTGGCTGGAGCGCGGGAGCGGCCGCTTCGTGTCCACCGTCTCCGCCGCCGGGCTGCTGACCATGATCGGAGCGGCCCCGTACAGTGTCACCAAGCACGGTGCCCTCGCCTTCGCGGAGTGGCTCTCGCTGACCTACCGCCACCGGGGCGTCCAGGTCCACGCCATCTGCCCGCAGGGCGTGCGCACCGACATGCTGACCGCGGCGGGCTCGGCGGGCGAGCTGGTCCTGGCGCCGACCGCGATCGAGCCGGAAACCGTGGCCGAAGCGCTGTTCGACGGCATGGAGAAGGGCCGGTTCTTGATCCTTCCGCACCCCGAGGTGGCGGACTACCACGCCGCCCGCGCGAACGACCCCGACCGCTGGCTGCGCTCCATGAACCACCTCCAGCAGAAGTGGGAGACCTCGTGA
- a CDS encoding phosphotransferase family protein, translating to MTPADPRGLDLERLRGHLDAARPGLVTGPLSGRLIEGGRSNLTYAVTDGSARWVVRRPPLGHVLATAHDMRREHRVISALHGTAVPVPEPLLLCEDEEVLGAPFYVMEYVDGVPYRTAGQLAEIGPERTRRAVLGLVDTLVDLHAVDPEAVGLGDFGRPEGFLDRQLRRWGKQLAASRGRELAGIDELHGALGRALPRSPAATVVHGDFRLDNVLIGGPDDAILAVLDWEMSTLGDPLTDLGLLVMYSSDLGLADSPVSTTSGAPGHPAPAELIERYAARSGRDTGAIAWYTAFAWFKLAVILEGIHYRFTLGQTVGAGFDRIGELVPVFIEHGLTTLQEG from the coding sequence ATGACCCCAGCCGACCCCCGAGGCCTCGATCTGGAACGGCTGCGCGGCCATCTCGACGCCGCGCGGCCCGGGCTCGTGACCGGCCCGCTGAGCGGCCGGCTGATCGAGGGTGGCCGGTCGAACCTGACGTACGCCGTCACCGACGGCTCCGCCCGCTGGGTGGTGCGCCGACCTCCGCTCGGGCACGTCCTGGCCACCGCGCACGACATGCGGCGCGAGCACCGGGTGATCTCCGCCCTGCACGGGACGGCCGTGCCGGTGCCCGAGCCGCTGCTGCTGTGCGAGGACGAGGAGGTGCTGGGGGCGCCGTTCTACGTCATGGAGTACGTGGACGGGGTCCCGTACCGGACGGCCGGGCAGCTCGCGGAGATCGGGCCCGAGCGGACCCGGCGGGCGGTACTGGGCCTGGTGGACACCCTGGTCGACCTGCATGCGGTGGACCCGGAGGCGGTGGGCCTGGGCGACTTCGGCCGGCCCGAGGGCTTCCTCGACCGGCAGCTGCGCCGCTGGGGCAAGCAGCTCGCCGCCTCCCGGGGCCGGGAGCTCGCCGGGATCGACGAACTGCACGGGGCGCTGGGCCGGGCCCTGCCCCGCTCCCCCGCCGCGACCGTGGTCCACGGGGACTTCCGGCTGGACAACGTCCTGATCGGGGGTCCCGACGACGCGATCCTGGCGGTGCTGGACTGGGAGATGTCCACACTGGGCGATCCGCTGACGGACCTCGGGCTGCTGGTGATGTACAGCTCGGACCTGGGCCTGGCCGATTCCCCGGTGAGCACGACGAGCGGGGCCCCGGGCCATCCGGCGCCCGCCGAGCTGATCGAGCGGTACGCCGCCCGCTCGGGCCGGGACACCGGGGCGATCGCCTGGTACACGGCCTTCGCCTGGTTCAAGCTCGCGGTGATCCTCGAGGGCATCCACTACCGCTTCACGCTCGGGCAGACGGTGGGCGCGGGCTTCGACCGGATCGGCGAGCTGGTCCCGGTCTTCATCGAACACGGACTGACCACGCTCCAGGAAGGCTGA
- a CDS encoding class I adenylate-forming enzyme family protein produces the protein MTDPSGSRYAARPWLRQLSPAQRAPVAPPPSVLHAFRAAVARAPGRTALAYFDGRIGYAEADSLSDSLAGHLAGRGIGRGDRVAVMLQNTPHFVLAVLAAWKAGAVVVPLNPMYKSAEAAHILRDSGAAALVCEGGAWEAYLRESARGTGVRVVLTARDTDFQTRHDPRVLPAAPTPDSVPAPRSVPATAAATAPDSVPATAAATAPDSVPATATATAPDSVPAAATATAPDSVPAAATATATAPAPDPRPADPADLATVARQGHPAPADPGLTAADTALISYTSGTSGTPKGAMNPHGALTYNATRQVTGHPLPEGAGYFALAPLFHITGLVCELAACLTNAGTLVLAHRFDAGAVLDAFLEHRPAYTIGPATAFMALAAHPAATPDHFASFQVISSGGAPLPPALVERLRASFGFYLRNGYGLTECTAPCASVPAHLEAPVDPATGTLSVGVPGAQTLVRILDEHGAELPFGRTGEIAVRGPQVVPGYWGLPEDTAEAFPDGELRTGDVGFMDPDGWLYVVDRKKDMINASGFKVWPREVEDVLYTHPAVRQAAVVGVPDAYRGESVKAYVSLRPGASARPAELAAYCAERLAAYKYPRQVEILPVLPQTTSGKILRRELRERG, from the coding sequence GTGACGGACCCCTCCGGATCCCGCTACGCCGCCCGGCCCTGGCTGCGGCAGCTGAGCCCGGCCCAGCGGGCCCCCGTCGCACCGCCGCCCAGCGTGCTGCACGCGTTCCGCGCCGCCGTGGCCCGCGCCCCCGGGCGCACGGCTCTGGCGTACTTCGACGGCCGGATCGGCTACGCGGAGGCCGACTCCCTCTCCGACTCCCTCGCCGGGCACCTCGCCGGGCGGGGGATCGGCCGGGGCGACCGGGTCGCGGTCATGCTCCAGAACACCCCGCACTTCGTGCTCGCCGTGCTGGCCGCCTGGAAGGCCGGGGCGGTGGTCGTCCCGCTCAACCCCATGTACAAGTCCGCCGAGGCCGCGCACATCCTGCGCGACTCCGGCGCCGCCGCGCTGGTCTGCGAGGGCGGCGCCTGGGAGGCGTACCTGCGCGAGAGCGCCCGGGGGACCGGCGTACGGGTCGTCCTGACGGCGCGCGACACGGACTTCCAGACCCGCCACGACCCCCGCGTCCTCCCCGCCGCCCCGACCCCGGACTCCGTCCCGGCCCCCCGCTCCGTCCCGGCCACCGCCGCCGCCACCGCCCCGGACTCCGTCCCGGCCACCGCCGCCGCCACCGCCCCGGACTCCGTCCCGGCCACCGCCACCGCCACCGCCCCGGACTCCGTCCCGGCCGCCGCCACCGCCACCGCCCCGGACTCCGTCCCGGCCGCCGCCACCGCCACCGCCACCGCCCCCGCCCCGGACCCGCGCCCCGCCGACCCCGCCGACCTCGCCACCGTGGCCCGCCAGGGCCACCCCGCGCCGGCCGACCCGGGCCTCACCGCCGCCGACACCGCCCTCATCAGCTACACCTCGGGCACCTCCGGGACCCCCAAGGGCGCCATGAACCCGCACGGCGCGCTCACCTACAACGCCACCCGCCAGGTCACCGGCCACCCCCTCCCCGAGGGCGCCGGCTACTTCGCCCTCGCCCCGCTCTTCCACATCACCGGCCTGGTCTGCGAGCTCGCCGCCTGCCTCACCAACGCCGGGACCCTCGTCCTCGCGCACCGCTTCGACGCCGGCGCCGTCCTCGACGCCTTCCTCGAACACCGCCCCGCCTACACCATCGGCCCGGCCACCGCCTTCATGGCCCTGGCCGCCCACCCCGCCGCCACCCCGGACCACTTCGCCTCCTTCCAGGTGATCTCCTCCGGCGGCGCCCCGCTCCCGCCCGCCCTCGTCGAACGCCTCCGCGCCTCCTTCGGCTTCTACCTGCGCAACGGCTACGGCCTCACCGAGTGCACCGCCCCCTGCGCCTCGGTCCCCGCGCACCTCGAAGCACCCGTCGACCCCGCCACCGGCACCCTCTCGGTCGGGGTCCCGGGCGCGCAGACCCTCGTACGGATCCTCGACGAGCACGGCGCGGAGCTGCCCTTCGGGCGGACCGGGGAGATAGCCGTGCGCGGCCCCCAGGTCGTCCCCGGCTACTGGGGCCTGCCCGAGGACACCGCCGAGGCCTTCCCGGACGGCGAACTGCGCACCGGGGACGTCGGGTTCATGGACCCCGACGGCTGGCTCTACGTGGTCGACCGCAAGAAGGACATGATCAACGCCTCCGGGTTCAAGGTCTGGCCGCGCGAGGTGGAGGACGTCCTCTACACCCACCCCGCCGTACGGCAGGCGGCCGTGGTCGGGGTCCCCGACGCGTACCGGGGGGAGAGCGTCAAGGCGTACGTGAGCCTGCGCCCGGGAGCCTCGGCCCGGCCGGCGGAACTCGCCGCCTACTGCGCCGAGCGCCTGGCCGCGTACAAGTACCCCCGCCAGGTGGAGATCCTGCCTGTTCTTCCCCAGACCACCAGTGGCAAGATCCTGCGACGAGAACTGCGCGAGCGCGGCTGA
- a CDS encoding TetR/AcrR family transcriptional regulator — protein MAARTTEGPEDGNRETPVPQRLLAVATRLFAERGYDRTSVQEIVEAAGVTKGALYHYFGSKDDLLHEVYARMLRLQQQRLDAVAGSDAPVEERLRAAAADVVVTTIENLDDAMIFFRSMHQLGPEKYKQVRAERRRYHERFRALVEEGQRTGVFSTATPADLVVDYYFGSVHHLSTWYRTDGPLTPHQVADHLADLLLRSLRP, from the coding sequence ATGGCCGCCAGGACCACCGAGGGCCCCGAGGACGGAAACCGGGAGACCCCGGTGCCGCAGCGGCTGCTGGCCGTCGCCACCAGGCTCTTCGCCGAACGCGGCTACGACCGCACCTCCGTCCAGGAGATCGTCGAGGCGGCCGGGGTGACCAAGGGCGCGCTCTACCACTACTTCGGCTCCAAGGACGACCTGCTGCACGAGGTGTACGCGCGGATGCTGCGCCTCCAGCAGCAGCGGCTCGACGCGGTGGCCGGATCCGACGCCCCCGTCGAGGAGCGGCTGCGGGCCGCCGCCGCCGACGTCGTGGTCACCACGATCGAGAACCTCGACGACGCGATGATCTTCTTCCGGTCGATGCACCAGCTCGGCCCCGAGAAGTACAAGCAGGTCCGGGCGGAGCGCCGGCGCTACCACGAGCGCTTCCGCGCGCTGGTCGAGGAGGGGCAGCGCACCGGGGTGTTCTCCACGGCCACCCCCGCCGACCTGGTCGTGGACTACTACTTCGGGTCCGTTCACCACCTCTCCACCTGGTACCGCACGGACGGTCCGCTCACCCCCCACCAGGTCGCCGACCACCTCGCCGACCTGCTGCTGCGCTCGCTGCGGCCGTAG
- a CDS encoding acyl-CoA dehydrogenase family protein, with protein MDFAFDARTEELRERLLAFMEEYVYPAEPLAAEQRARLASPWDTPAVFGELKAEARRQGLWNLFLTDQHGLPDSGHGAGLSNLQYAPLAEITGRSPHLAPMATNCAAPDTGNMELLAQFGDDGQKKQWLEPLLAGEIRSAFAMTEPEVASSDATNIETRIEREGDAYVVTGRKWFISGAMNPDCKIFIVMGKTDPENADPRRQQSMVLVPRDTPGVEVRRAMTVYGYADHDHGGHAEVVFDGARVPAANLIGEEGGGFAIAQARLGPGRIHHCMRLIGMAERAIELMCRRAVERTAFGKPLAAQGVVQNWIADARVTVEQLRLLVLKTAWLMDTVGNRGAHTEIQAIKIATPRAVVGILDQAVQLHGAGGVSQDFPLAELWAAARTLRLADGPDEVHQRSLARRELKRYL; from the coding sequence ATGGACTTCGCATTCGACGCCCGGACCGAGGAACTCCGCGAGCGGCTGCTCGCGTTCATGGAGGAGTACGTCTACCCGGCGGAACCCCTCGCCGCCGAGCAGCGCGCACGGCTGGCCTCGCCCTGGGACACCCCGGCCGTCTTCGGTGAACTGAAGGCCGAGGCGCGCCGCCAGGGCCTGTGGAACCTCTTTCTCACCGACCAGCACGGCTTGCCGGATTCCGGGCACGGCGCCGGGCTGAGCAACCTCCAGTACGCCCCGCTGGCCGAGATCACCGGCCGCAGCCCGCACCTGGCGCCGATGGCGACCAACTGCGCGGCCCCGGACACCGGGAACATGGAGCTGCTCGCGCAGTTCGGCGACGACGGGCAGAAGAAGCAGTGGCTGGAGCCGCTCCTGGCCGGGGAGATCCGGTCGGCCTTCGCCATGACCGAGCCCGAGGTGGCCTCCTCCGACGCCACGAACATCGAGACCCGGATCGAGCGCGAGGGTGACGCGTACGTGGTCACCGGCCGCAAGTGGTTCATCTCCGGGGCGATGAACCCGGACTGCAAGATCTTCATCGTGATGGGCAAGACCGACCCGGAGAACGCCGATCCGCGTCGCCAGCAGTCGATGGTCCTGGTCCCGCGCGACACCCCGGGGGTCGAGGTGCGGCGGGCCATGACGGTGTACGGGTACGCGGACCACGACCACGGCGGCCACGCCGAGGTGGTCTTCGACGGGGCCCGGGTGCCGGCGGCGAACCTGATCGGCGAGGAGGGCGGCGGCTTCGCCATCGCCCAGGCGCGGCTCGGCCCGGGCCGGATCCACCACTGCATGCGGCTGATCGGGATGGCGGAGCGGGCGATCGAGCTGATGTGCCGGCGCGCGGTGGAGCGTACGGCCTTCGGCAAGCCGCTGGCCGCGCAGGGGGTGGTGCAGAACTGGATCGCGGACGCCCGGGTGACCGTGGAACAGCTGCGGCTGCTGGTGCTGAAGACCGCCTGGCTGATGGACACGGTCGGGAACCGGGGCGCCCACACGGAGATCCAGGCCATCAAGATCGCGACCCCGCGGGCGGTGGTGGGGATCCTGGACCAGGCGGTGCAGCTGCACGGCGCGGGCGGGGTGAGCCAGGACTTCCCGCTGGCCGAGCTGTGGGCGGCGGCGCGGACGCTGCGGCTGGCCGACGGGCCGGACGAGGTGCACCAGCGCTCGCTGGCGCGGCGGGAGCTGAAGAGGTACCTCTGA
- a CDS encoding MBL fold metallo-hydrolase gives MTVEEPYVVQPAAGVYAYVQPDGGWCLNNAGFVSDGGRTLLVDTAATERRALALREAVVAAGVPLPRTVVNTHHHGDHTYGNATFAPGALILGHDNARAEQLAAGHQLELIWPATDFGAIEITAPDLTYSDRLTLHVGDTEVQVIHPGVAHTTGDSVVWLPRQRVVFTGDLVFAEGTPFLAMGSLAGSLRALELLRALGARTVVPGHGPLTDASAYEATERYLRYVAELAREGREKGLTPLETARGADLGEFAAWRESERLVANLHRAYAELAGEPEGAPLDIMAVLRDMTVMNGGTPILCHA, from the coding sequence ATGACCGTCGAAGAGCCGTACGTGGTCCAGCCGGCGGCCGGGGTGTACGCCTACGTCCAGCCGGACGGGGGCTGGTGCCTGAACAACGCCGGCTTCGTCAGCGACGGCGGCCGGACCCTGCTCGTCGACACCGCCGCCACCGAGCGGCGGGCGCTGGCCCTGCGCGAGGCGGTCGTGGCGGCCGGGGTGCCGCTGCCCCGGACGGTGGTCAACACCCACCACCACGGCGACCACACCTACGGCAACGCCACCTTCGCGCCCGGGGCGCTGATCCTCGGGCACGACAACGCACGCGCCGAGCAGCTCGCCGCCGGGCACCAGCTGGAGCTGATCTGGCCCGCGACCGACTTCGGGGCGATAGAGATCACCGCGCCCGACCTCACGTACAGCGACCGGCTGACCCTGCACGTGGGGGACACCGAGGTCCAGGTCATCCACCCGGGCGTGGCGCACACCACCGGGGACTCCGTGGTGTGGCTGCCCCGGCAGCGGGTGGTGTTCACCGGTGACCTGGTCTTCGCCGAGGGCACCCCCTTCCTCGCGATGGGCTCCCTCGCCGGCTCGCTGCGGGCGCTGGAGCTGCTGCGCGCGCTGGGCGCGCGGACCGTCGTACCGGGCCACGGGCCGCTGACGGACGCCTCCGCGTACGAGGCCACCGAGCGCTACCTGCGGTACGTGGCCGAACTGGCGCGGGAGGGCCGGGAGAAGGGGCTGACCCCGCTGGAGACGGCGCGCGGGGCCGACCTGGGCGAGTTCGCGGCCTGGCGGGAGAGCGAGCGGCTGGTCGCGAACCTGCACCGGGCGTACGCGGAGCTGGCCGGGGAGCCGGAAGGGGCGCCGCTGGACATCATGGCGGTGCTGCGGGACATGACGGTGATGAACGGCGGGACGCCGATCCTGTGCCACGCGTGA